A genome region from Manihot esculenta cultivar AM560-2 chromosome 5, M.esculenta_v8, whole genome shotgun sequence includes the following:
- the LOC110616118 gene encoding MLO-like protein 9: MGGAEAPGARELDQTPTWAVSAVCAAIVMISIVLEKVLHWIGEWFQERHKKALYEALEKVKAELMVLGFISLLLTFSQSYISQICIKEKYANTMLPCPRKVEHDEHKSPSVAEDHHRRLLWYDRRFLGGHSNVKGCKPGYVPLISVNGLHQLHIFIFFLAVFHVFYSAITMTLGRLKIRGWKEWEMENLKEHEAMNDPTRFRLTHETSFVKSHMSFWAKTPALSYIVCFFQQFFISVRKADYLTMRHGFVAVHLTPGSNFDFQKYIKRSLEDDFKVVVGISPLLWASVVLFLLCNVNGWQATFWFSLLPIVVILAVGTKLQAIITEMALEIQERHAVVQGIPLVEVSDRHFWFSWPQLVLYLIHFVLFQNAFELTYFLWIWYEFGLHSCFHENLTLIFLRVALGAGAQFLCSYITLPLYALVTQMGSTMKRSIFDEQTSKALKQWHMKAVKKTHDGKPEHTGTRALGGSPGDSPTHAHNGAQAGGDKVADVEADQTDITGDQDDPKNPYSQHDLRS, from the exons ATGGGTGGTGCAGAAGCCCCAGGTGCAAGAGAGCTTGACCAGACACCCACATGGGCAGTCTCTGCAGTTTGTGCTGCCATTGTCATGATCTCTATCGTCCTGGAGAAGGTTCTTCATTGGATTGGAGAg TGGTTTCAAGAAAGACACAAGAAAGCTCTGTATGAAGCTCTTGAGAAAGTTAAAGCAG AGCTTATGGTTTTAGGATTCATATCCTTGCTCCTGACTTTCAGTCAGAGCTACATTTCCCAAATCtgtattaaagaaaaatatgcaAACACAATGTTGCCTTGCCCCAGAAAGGTCGAACATGATGAACATAAATCTCCCTCTGTCGCGGAGGATCATCATCGCAGGCTTCTATGGTACGATCGCAGATTTCTAGGTGGTCATTCCAATGTTAAAGGATGCAAACCT GGATACGTGCCGCTCATATCTGTGAATGGACTGCATCAGTTACATATCTTCATATTCTTTTTAGCAGTTTTTCATGTGTTCTACAGTGCCATAACAATGACGCTTGGAAGATTAAAG ATTCGAGGATGGAAAGAATGGGAAATGGAAAATCTCAAGGAGCATGAAGCTATGAATG ATCCAACAAGATTCCGGCTCACTCATGAGACATCATTTGTAAAAAGCCACATGAGTTTCTGGGCGAAAACGCCAGCCCTCTCTTACATT GTGTGCTTCTTTCAACAATTCTTTATATCTGTTAGAAAAGCTGACTATTTAACCATGAGACATGGATTTGTTGCT GTTCATTTAACACCTGGAAGTAACTTCGACTTTCAAAAGTACATTAAAAGATCATTAGAAGATGACTTCAAGGTAGTTGTGGGAATCAG TCCATTGCTCTGGGCCTCTGTAGTGCTCTTTCTGCTGTGCAATGTTAATG GATGGCAGGCTACGTTCTGGTTTTCTCTTCTTCCTATAGTC GTAATCTTAGCAGTTGGAACAAAGCTTCAAGCAATAATAACAGAAATGGCACTTGAAATACAAGAAAGACATGCTGTAGTCCAAGGAATTCCACTTGTGGAAGTCTCTGACAGGCATTTTTGGTTTAGTTGGCCTCAGCTAGTCCTTTATCTCATCCACTTTGTTCTGTTTCAG AATGCATTTGAGCTAACATATTTCCTGTGGATATGG TATGAGTTCGGGTTGCATTCGTGTTTTCACGAGAATTTAACTCTCATCTTCTTAAGGGTTGCTCTCGG GGCAGGAGCTCAGTTTCTCTGTAGTTACATTACACTTCCACTGTATGCCCTTGTTACTCAG ATGGGATCAACCATGAAGCGATCGATTTTCGATGAACAAACTTCCAAGGCCTTAAAACAATGGCACATGAAAGCTGTGAAGAAAACGCATGATGGGAAGCCTGAACACACAGGTACCAGGGCCTTGGGAGGAAGCCCTGGTGATTCTCCAACTCATGCACATAATGGAGCTCAAGCAGGAGGTGATAAAGTGGCAGATGTTGAAGCAGACCAGACAGATATTACTGGAGATCAAGATGATCCTAAAAACCCATATAGTCAACATGATCTACGAAGTTGA
- the LOC110615977 gene encoding protein S-acyltransferase 21: MARRNGWQFPVHTFQIVAITVFFLLSVAYYAFFAPFLGKDIYEYVAVGVYSVLALAVFILYVRCTAIDPADPGILLEVDETATHKSQNEKDIPGNASSIEEPSKISLKDGGKSSRNSSSWCSKVGGFFCGFLVKQDCCSDEDILQQQSGEDALFCTLCNAEVRKFSKHCRSCDKCVDGFDHHCRWLNNCVGRKNYITFVILMATSLIWLVVEFGVGIAVLVRCFVDRKGMDHQITEKLGIGFSRPPFATVVAVCTAVSLLATVPLGELFFFHMILIRKGITTYEYVVAMRTQSEPPGPSVDGGDQQSLPSSPTSSAVTAVSGRSSIGMSLQYKGAWCTPPRIFMDHQDEIIPHLEPGRLPSTVDPDAIQEVDKGKKLPQRPVRISAWKLAKLDSNEAIKAAAKARASSSVLRPISSRHNPYDTDNLSSSNASGRSSPISTNQGFHNRNARTGTARVSPSRSNSYAPSHASRDDTETCNQSLSNISTVNVSHLTASPLHQQTSNRNHLNPMYLSSGNQSPCSIRPGEANGNAPQENAAQIHSRRNLGVMENLSTSVFWDPEAGRFVSSSRGVGSSQVPGTELLYTDQSIFFGGPLVNEPLGRGTRSGSSMAPGLDRGSTLSHYQQGRSQRGGQLPVFVPSDSQQNQFSSRLP; encoded by the exons ATGGCTAGGCGTAATGGATGGCAATTCCCTGTCCACACTTTTCAG ATTGTGGCAATAACAGTTTTCTTCTTGCTATCTGTTGCATACTATGCCTTTTTTGCTCCATTTCTTGGAAAGGATATCTATGAATATGTGGCTGTTGGTGTTTATTCTGTCTTG GCACTCGCTGTATTCATTCTCTATGTACGATGCACTGCTATTGATCCTGCTGATCCTGGAATTCTGCTTGAGGTTGATGAGACAGCAACACATAAGTCACAAAATGAAAAAGATATTCCCG GAAATGCATCTTCTATTGAAGAACCTAGCAAGATAAGTTTAAAAGATGGAGGAAAATCAAGTAGAAATAGTTCAAGTTGGTGTTCAAAAGTTGGGGGTTTCTTTTGTGGTTTTCTTGTGAAACAAGATTGCTGCAGTGATGAAGATATTCTTCAGCAACAATCTGGAGAGGACGCTTTATTCTGCACATTGTGCAATGCTGAG GTGCGCAAGTTCAGCAAACATTGCAGAAGTTGTGACAAATGTGTTGATGGATTTGATCACCATTGTCGG TGGCTGAACAATTGTGTGGGAAGGAAGAATTACATAACCTTTGTGATCCTTATGGCAACTAGCCTCATTTGG CTGGTTGTTGAATTTGGAGTTGGCATTGCTGTCCTTGTCCGGTGTTTTGTAGATAGAAAGGGTATGGACCATCAAATAACAGAGAAGCTTGGCATTGGATTCTCCCGTCCCCCCTTCGCTACTGTTGTG GCAGTGTGCACAGCTGTGTCTCTGCTCGCCACTGTGCCATTGGGAGAACTGTTCTTTTTCCACATGATTCTTATTCGGAAG GGTATCACAACATATGAGTATGTTGTTGCTATGAGAACTCAAAGCGAACCGCCTGGACCATCTGTAGATGGAGGAGATCAGCAAAGTCTCCCATCATCACCAACCAGTTCAGCTGTGACTGCTGTGAGTGGAAGAAGCTCTATTGGAATGAGCTTGCAATATAAAGGTGCATGGTGTACCCCTCCAAGAATTTTTATGGACCACCAG GATGAGATTATTCCACATTTAGAGCCAGGGCGCCTACCATCTACAGTTGACCCAGATGCAATACAAGAAGTTGACAAGGGCAAAAAATTGCCACAGCGCCCAGTTCGAATCAGTGCCTGGAAACTTGCAAAGTTGGATTCAAATGAGGCAATTAAAGCAGCTGCTAAGGCTAGAGCATCATCATCAGTGCTACGTCCAATAAGTTCTAGACATAATCCATATGACACGGATAATTTATCTAGCAGCAATGCTAGTGGAAGGAGCAGTCCTATTAGTACAAATCAGGGGTTCCATAATAGAAATGCTAGAACAGGGACAGCAAGAGTATCTCCTTCTAGGAGCAATTCATATGCACCCAGTCATGCTAGTAGGGATGATACTGAAACATGCAACCAGAGTCTTAGCAACATCAGTACTGTTAATGTCTCCCATCTCACTGCCTCTCCATTACACCAGCAAACTTCAAACAGGAACCACCTGAACCCCATGTATCTGTCATCAGGAAACCAATCTCCTTGTTCCATAAGGCCAGGTGAAGCAAATGGGAATGCACCCCAGGAAAATGCGGCACAAATTCATTCAAGAAGAAACTTGGGTGTAATGGAGAATTTGAGTACGTCAGTCTTTTGGGATCCTGAAGCAGGACGGTTTGTCTCATCGTCCAGAGGTGTTGGTTCTTCACAGGTTCCTGGAACAGAGCTTTTGTACACAGATCAATCTATATTCTTTGGTGGCCCTCTTGTGAATGAGCCGCTAGGCAGAGGGACAAGAAGTGGTAGTTCAATGGCACCTGGCCTAGATAGAGGATCCACATTGAGTCATTACCAGCAGGGCAGATCACAGAGGGGTGGCCAACTTCCTGTATTCGTTCCAAGTGATTCTCAGCAAAACCAATTTTCTTCTAGATTGCCTTAA